One genomic region from Pirellulales bacterium encodes:
- a CDS encoding dipeptidase, with protein sequence MPNLDEYLIANAERFEAELCDLLRIPSVSADSKHKADVRKAGQWVLKQFESLGLKAEMIETAGHPLVYAQSPPVAGAPTVLVYGHYDVQPPDPLGEWLSPPFEPTRRNGNLYARGATDDKGQMLTHVKSAEAWLKTAGKLPVQLKFLIEGEEEVGSENLYQFIEGAKEKLRCDVAVISDCSQFGPGQPAITYGLRGLTYFELRLQGPKQDLHSGTFGGGVVNPAIALAKIMATLVDSHGRITVPGFYDAVLPLTDRERKQFASLPFNEAEFMKQIGVSAVGGEEGYTTLERRSARPTFDINGLTSGYQGEGAKTILPAKASAKFSFRLVPNQDPKKIGRSLETYLRKLCPAGVTMELIDFSGAPGVVVPLESPYVAAAERAIEHGFGKAPVFIREGGSIPVVSDFHEKLGVDTLLFGWGLDDDNTHSPNEKFCLADFHRGIKSSARLWQELAAVKPK encoded by the coding sequence CGACGAATACTTGATCGCCAACGCCGAGCGGTTTGAAGCCGAGCTGTGTGATTTGCTGCGCATTCCCAGCGTGAGTGCCGACAGCAAGCACAAGGCCGACGTGCGAAAGGCCGGCCAGTGGGTGCTAAAGCAGTTTGAATCGCTCGGCTTGAAGGCGGAAATGATCGAGACGGCCGGGCATCCGCTGGTGTATGCCCAGTCGCCGCCGGTGGCCGGGGCGCCGACGGTGTTGGTGTACGGCCATTACGACGTACAGCCGCCTGATCCGCTCGGCGAATGGCTTTCGCCGCCGTTTGAACCGACGCGCCGCAATGGCAATTTGTACGCCCGGGGCGCCACCGACGACAAAGGGCAAATGCTGACGCACGTGAAAAGTGCGGAAGCGTGGCTGAAAACCGCCGGCAAGCTGCCCGTGCAGTTAAAGTTTTTGATCGAGGGGGAAGAAGAAGTCGGCAGCGAGAACTTGTATCAATTCATCGAGGGCGCGAAAGAGAAACTTCGCTGCGACGTGGCGGTGATCAGCGATTGCAGCCAGTTCGGTCCCGGGCAGCCGGCTATCACTTACGGCCTGCGCGGCCTAACTTATTTCGAGTTGCGGCTGCAAGGCCCGAAGCAAGATTTGCACTCCGGCACGTTTGGCGGCGGCGTAGTGAACCCGGCAATTGCGCTGGCGAAAATAATGGCCACGCTAGTCGATTCGCACGGACGGATTACCGTGCCCGGGTTTTATGACGCCGTATTGCCGCTTACCGATCGGGAGCGCAAACAATTTGCCTCGTTGCCGTTCAACGAAGCGGAATTCATGAAGCAAATTGGCGTCAGTGCAGTCGGCGGCGAGGAAGGTTACACCACGCTGGAGCGGCGCTCGGCCCGGCCGACGTTCGACATCAATGGGCTGACCAGCGGCTACCAAGGCGAAGGAGCGAAAACGATTTTGCCGGCCAAGGCCAGCGCGAAATTCAGCTTCCGCCTGGTGCCGAATCAGGACCCCAAAAAAATCGGCCGCTCACTGGAAACGTATTTGCGAAAGCTGTGTCCAGCAGGCGTGACCATGGAATTGATTGATTTCAGCGGCGCGCCCGGCGTCGTGGTGCCGCTGGAAAGTCCCTATGTGGCTGCCGCCGAGCGGGCGATTGAACACGGCTTCGGCAAAGCGCCGGTTTTTATTCGCGAGGGCGGCTCCATCCCTGTCGTTTCTGACTTCCACGAAAAATTGGGAGTCGATACGCTACTGTTCGGCTGGGGTTTGGACGACGACAACACGCACAGTCCGAACGAAAAATTCTGCCTGGCCGATTTCCACCGCGGCATCAAATCCAGCGCCCGGCTGTGGCAGGAACTGGCGGCGGTTAAACCGAAATAA